In Cydia amplana chromosome 13, ilCydAmpl1.1, whole genome shotgun sequence, a single genomic region encodes these proteins:
- the LOC134653460 gene encoding Golgi resident protein GCP60, protein MANKTESSPRVSTEKVPLETDEGIMESEERKWGIPLKDMYKQGLAFYKDKEGKAIHLSYEDRLKLVAYTQQAAHGTLDLNSAPPLGVLDVIGRDRRAAWHALGNISQVQAMAGFLHTLERLCPLFKPYVEAIQKDFEAKKQQEEKKQKEEKATTDLQNRIIEEKQKQQNTKLTEEQQVQKIKDALNAQTYDQFLQYAQQQFPGNFDQQAILIRQLQDQHYQQYIQQLAVDQRLANSNIKTSDSLDKDNGNDDKNEDSGDWDTSDLDNKNASVASETEPSQIRLEDEATDLLAHKEETKADEESDDDDIFPPVEEANMWTRGEITVFKESARSGGGRLTVGHGETVTVRVPTHQRAKCLCWEFATDNYDIGFGLYFEWSKSPTSEVTVHVSESDDEDDADDDGYGDEEYTVTEGGLDPEMGPERRALQHQRPPVSIVVPIFRRDCHTEVYAGSHTYPGEGVYLLKFDNTYSLWRSKTLYYKVYYTQ, encoded by the exons ATGGCCAATAAAACCGAAAGTAGCCCTAGAGTCAGCACAGAAAAGGTACCCTTAGAGACTGATGAAGGTATAATGGAGAGTGAAGAGCGGAAATGGGGCATACCTTTAAAAGACATGTATAAACAAGGGCTCGCCTTTTACAaag ATAAGGAAGGAAAAGCTATACACCTAAGCTATGAAGACAGGTTAAAGCTTGTAGCGTACACCCAGCAAGCAGCACATGGCACTTTGGACTTGAATTCTGCTCCACCCTTAGGGGTTCTGGACGTGATAGGACGGGACCGGAGGGCAGCGTGGCATGCACTTGGCAACATCTCTCAAGTACAAGCTATGGCAGGCTTCTTACACACTCTAGAAAG ATTATGCCCTTTATTTAAACCATACGTGGAAGCTATACAAAAGGATTTTGAGGCTAAGAAACAACAGga ggaaaagaaacaaaaagagGAAAAGGCAACCACAGATCTCCAAAACAGAATAATAGAAGAGAAACAGAAGCAACAAAACACTAAATTAACTGAAGAGCAGCAAGT TCAGAAAATCAAAGATGCTCTCAACGCCCAAACCTACGACCAGTTCTTACAATACGCACAACAACAGTTCCCCGGTAACTTCGACCAGCAAGCCATCCTCATCAGGCAGCTGCAAGACCAGCACTACCAGCAGTACATCCAGCAGCTGGCGGTGGACCAGAGGCTTGCCAACTCGAACATAAAGACCTCGGACAGCTTGGACAAGGATAATGGGAATGATGATAAGAATGAGGATAGCGGTGATTGGGACACCTCAGATTTGGATAATAA GAATGCATCTGTAGCATCAGAAACCGAACCCTCTCAAATTCG ACTTGAGGACGAGGCAACAGATCTTTTGGCGCACAAAGAAGAAACGAAAGCTGATGAAGAATCAGATGATGATG ACATATTCCCGCCCGTGGAAGAAGCGAACATGTGGACGCGGGGCGAGATAACCGTGTTCAAAGAGTCTGCCCGCTCGGGCGGCGGGCGGCTCACGGTCGGGCACGGCGAGACCGTGACCGTGCGCGTGCCCACGCACCAGCGCGCCAAGTGCCTGTGCTGGGAGTTCGCCACCGACAACTATGACATag GTTTCGGTTTATACTTCGAGTGGAGTAAATCGCCGACAAGCGAAGTGACCGTCCACGTCTCGGAAAGCGACGACGAAGACGATGCCGACGACGATGGTTACGGCGATGAAG AATACACAGTGACGGAAGGAGGCCTGGACCCGGAGATGGGCCCAGAGCGGCGCGCGCTCCAGCACCAAAGGCCGCCAGTCAGCATCGTCGTGCCCATATTCCGCAGGGACTGTCACACTGAG GTATACGCAGGTTCGCATACGTACCCCGGCGAAGGAGTCTATCTACTAAAATTCGACAACACCTACAGCTTATGGCGATCGAAAACTCTTTACTACAAAGTATACTACACgcagtaa